One Ignavibacteria bacterium genomic window carries:
- a CDS encoding menaquinone biosynthesis decarboxylase yields the protein MSFSNLKEFIEELKSEKELLIIEEPVDPVLEVTEIAHRALLMNKPALLFTKPIGSKYPLLMNIYASDRRIELALQKDPDELGYELLKFAEILVPPKFNEILKRKEMLKRVLSTFPKSGGRYSQAQEIPVRLSDLPVLKCWPQDGGRFITLPQVFTYDPRTGKRNVGMYRMQVFDDATTGMHWQIQKGGGFHYYQAEKLGRDLPVAVALGTDPAMLFATIAALPENIDEVMLAGFLRGKRTPMINAKSIKIKVPANAEFVLEGIVPANFRRMEGPFGDHFGHYSAAAEFPIFQIRKITTAKDPIYPATIVGIPPMEDKFLGDATQKILGPLIKLIHPEIESLWAYYEAGFHNLLVVSVDERYHKEAVKTALSIMGEGQLSLTKCVILVDRGINPRDFRAVLREIKRNFDPHYDFVMIPKVPLDTLDFTSFKMNLGSKMVIDATSKIENKELKTTKGLEFEQIKKILLKTNPTIRDINTYEDTLLVFQVEKNGRETIEKLVAQKELSSFKIIAAVSEDVDVFNQEKTIWGIFTRFDAERDIVFTEQKLIGISPIYEGILGIDATWKQGYPEPLRMEENIIKKVDEKWLKLFKV from the coding sequence ATGAGCTTTTCAAATCTTAAAGAATTTATCGAAGAACTAAAATCAGAAAAAGAGTTATTAATAATTGAAGAACCAGTCGATCCTGTTCTTGAAGTAACAGAAATAGCCCATCGTGCTTTGTTGATGAACAAACCTGCTTTGCTCTTCACTAAACCAATTGGCTCAAAATATCCTTTGTTGATGAATATTTATGCTTCTGATAGAAGAATCGAACTTGCGTTGCAAAAAGATCCAGATGAACTTGGGTATGAACTTCTGAAGTTTGCTGAAATTTTAGTCCCGCCAAAATTCAATGAGATTTTGAAACGAAAAGAAATGTTAAAACGAGTTTTATCAACTTTCCCTAAATCTGGTGGAAGATATTCTCAAGCTCAAGAGATTCCAGTAAGATTAAGTGATTTACCTGTTTTGAAGTGCTGGCCTCAGGATGGCGGAAGATTTATAACTCTTCCACAGGTTTTTACTTATGATCCAAGAACAGGCAAACGAAATGTTGGAATGTATCGAATGCAGGTCTTTGATGATGCAACTACTGGAATGCACTGGCAAATTCAAAAAGGCGGCGGATTTCATTATTATCAGGCAGAAAAACTTGGTAGAGATTTACCAGTTGCTGTTGCACTTGGAACTGATCCAGCAATGCTCTTTGCGACAATTGCTGCACTTCCAGAAAATATAGATGAAGTAATGTTAGCTGGATTTTTAAGAGGTAAAAGAACTCCAATGATCAACGCTAAATCAATTAAAATCAAAGTTCCTGCAAATGCTGAGTTTGTTCTTGAAGGAATTGTTCCAGCAAATTTCAGGAGGATGGAAGGCCCATTTGGAGATCATTTTGGACATTATTCTGCTGCTGCTGAATTTCCAATCTTTCAAATAAGAAAAATTACGACTGCTAAAGATCCTATCTATCCTGCAACTATTGTTGGCATTCCTCCAATGGAAGATAAATTTCTTGGTGATGCAACTCAGAAAATTCTTGGCCCGTTAATAAAATTGATCCATCCTGAGATTGAATCGCTCTGGGCTTACTATGAAGCAGGATTTCATAACCTGCTCGTTGTTTCTGTTGATGAAAGATATCACAAAGAAGCGGTGAAGACTGCTCTCAGCATTATGGGTGAAGGACAACTTTCTTTAACCAAATGTGTAATTCTTGTTGACAGAGGAATAAATCCAAGAGACTTTCGAGCTGTATTACGAGAAATTAAAAGGAACTTTGATCCCCATTATGATTTCGTAATGATACCAAAAGTACCTTTAGATACACTGGATTTCACGAGCTTCAAAATGAACCTCGGAAGCAAAATGGTAATTGATGCAACAAGTAAAATTGAAAATAAGGAACTAAAAACGACCAAAGGACTCGAGTTTGAACAAATTAAAAAAATATTACTAAAAACAAATCCAACAATTCGTGATATAAACACTTACGAAGATACTTTACTCGTTTTCCAGGTTGAAAAAAATGGAAGAGAGACAATTGAAAAACTTGTCGCACAAAAAGAATTGAGTTCTTTTAAAATTATTGCTGCTGTAAGTGAAGATGTTGATGTCTTTAATCAGGAAAAAACAATCTGGGGCATTTTTACCCGATTTGACGCAGAAAGAGATATTGTTTTTACAGAACAAAAATTAATTGGAATAAGTCCGATTTATGAAGGAATTTTGGGAATCGATGCGACCTGGAAACAAGGTTATCCCGAGCCTTTACGAATGGAAGAAAATATTATTAAGAAAGTTGATGAGAAATGGCTGAAACTATTCAAGGTTTAA
- the cfa gene encoding cyclopropane fatty acyl phospholipid synthase: MKSSRYKTIVQQLLELAGIRINGNNPWDIQVHDERFYKRVITEVELGLGESYMDKWWDVEKLDEMIFRILRADLQDKIKRNLKVALQLSGFYLINMQSRKRAFIIGEKHYDLGNDLFQNMLDKRMNYSCAYWKDATNLDEAQENKLELICKKLYLKPGMRVLDIGCGWGAFAKYAAEKYGVEVVGITVSKEQLKLAKELCDGLPVEIRLQDYREVNEKFDRIVSIGMFEHVGYKNYREYFKIAAKNLKDDGIFLLHTIGSNISTKSTDAWTHKYIFPNGMLPSLAQISKTVENLFVIEDVHNFGADYDKTLMAWYNNFKNNWHKLKDKYGERFYRMWEYFLLSCAGAFRARKNQLWQIVLSKKGILGGYSSIR, encoded by the coding sequence ATGAAAAGCAGCAGATATAAAACAATTGTTCAGCAATTACTTGAACTCGCTGGAATCCGAATTAACGGCAACAATCCTTGGGATATTCAAGTCCACGACGAAAGATTTTATAAACGCGTTATAACAGAAGTCGAACTCGGGCTTGGCGAATCATATATGGACAAGTGGTGGGATGTAGAAAAACTCGATGAAATGATTTTCAGAATCTTACGCGCTGATTTACAGGATAAAATAAAACGAAATTTAAAAGTCGCGTTACAACTTTCAGGTTTTTATCTCATCAATATGCAATCGAGAAAACGCGCTTTTATAATAGGAGAAAAACATTATGACCTTGGTAATGATCTTTTTCAGAATATGCTCGATAAACGAATGAATTACAGTTGCGCCTACTGGAAAGATGCAACTAACTTAGATGAAGCACAGGAAAATAAACTCGAACTTATTTGTAAAAAGCTTTATCTAAAACCAGGCATGCGTGTTCTTGATATCGGATGCGGCTGGGGTGCTTTCGCAAAATATGCAGCTGAAAAGTATGGAGTTGAAGTCGTTGGCATTACCGTTTCAAAAGAGCAATTAAAACTCGCCAAAGAATTATGCGACGGTTTACCAGTTGAAATTCGTCTGCAAGATTATCGTGAAGTAAATGAGAAGTTTGATCGAATCGTTTCAATTGGAATGTTTGAACATGTTGGCTATAAAAATTATAGAGAGTATTTCAAAATTGCGGCAAAAAATTTAAAAGATGACGGCATCTTTCTCCTTCACACAATTGGTTCAAATATATCAACTAAATCTACAGATGCCTGGACACATAAATACATTTTCCCAAATGGAATGCTGCCATCTCTTGCCCAAATTTCTAAAACTGTAGAAAATCTATTTGTAATCGAAGATGTTCATAATTTCGGTGCCGATTATGATAAAACTTTAATGGCTTGGTATAATAATTTTAAAAACAACTGGCATAAACTAAAGGATAAGTATGGCGAGCGATTTTACAGAATGTGGGAGTATTTTTTACTCTCATGTGCTGGTGCATTTCGTGCAAGGAAAAATCAACTTTGGCAAATTGTTTTATCAAAGAAAGGTATTCTTGGTGGTTATAGTTCGATTAGATAG
- a CDS encoding T9SS type A sorting domain-containing protein yields the protein MIEKIFTILILTFVIASCNETKSTSFSLEEAFPYLTFSNPVDLQSPRDGTNRLFVVEQQGRIIVFVNDRNTTTKKVFLDISDRVSWGGEMGLLGLAFHPQFSSNGYFYVNYTANNPRRTVISRFRVPPTNPDSADKNSELILMTFNQPYSNHNGGCLAFGPDGYLYIATGDGGSAGDPQNNAQNLTNLLGKILRIDVNNRQAPLNYAIPADNPFANSPDPNIKKEIYAYGLRNPWRFSFDQVTNKLWCADVGQYDWEEIDIIENGGNYGWRCYEGNHPYNLSGCSGSYIFPIYEYSHIEGISITGGYVYRGNQFPELTGKYIYGDFGSKKIWALTYDGSSTPVNELIATCPQAISSFGIDDQNEIYVVGYEGRIYKLKKVTRVENQKNKSEFIKIYQPYPNPTNGKVKIKYEIQKSDLSSTYKIFFKIYNLLGENLLDIYNEHSEAGNYELNFETDKLTSGIYFTEILINQRREIFKLLIIK from the coding sequence ATGATTGAAAAAATTTTCACAATTTTAATCTTAACATTTGTAATTGCTTCTTGCAATGAAACCAAATCAACAAGTTTCTCGCTCGAAGAAGCCTTTCCGTATTTAACTTTTTCAAATCCTGTTGATTTACAATCTCCTCGTGATGGAACAAATCGCCTTTTTGTTGTAGAGCAGCAAGGACGAATAATTGTATTTGTAAATGATAGAAACACCACAACTAAGAAAGTTTTTTTAGATATAAGTGATAGAGTTTCTTGGGGTGGTGAGATGGGTTTGCTTGGACTCGCATTTCATCCTCAGTTCTCTTCAAATGGATATTTTTATGTTAATTATACTGCGAACAATCCAAGGAGAACTGTGATATCGAGATTTAGAGTTCCACCAACAAATCCCGATTCAGCTGATAAAAATTCTGAATTAATTTTGATGACATTTAATCAACCTTACTCAAATCATAATGGCGGATGTTTAGCGTTTGGACCTGATGGATATCTTTACATTGCAACCGGAGATGGAGGCTCAGCTGGTGACCCACAAAACAATGCGCAAAACTTGACTAATCTACTCGGGAAAATTTTAAGAATTGATGTAAACAATCGACAAGCTCCATTAAATTATGCAATACCCGCTGATAATCCCTTTGCAAATTCTCCTGATCCAAATATAAAAAAAGAAATTTATGCTTACGGTTTAAGAAATCCGTGGAGATTTAGCTTCGATCAAGTCACAAACAAATTATGGTGCGCCGATGTCGGTCAATATGATTGGGAAGAAATTGATATAATTGAGAATGGCGGTAACTATGGTTGGCGATGTTATGAGGGCAATCACCCATATAATCTATCGGGTTGCTCAGGTTCTTACATTTTTCCGATTTATGAATATTCTCACATCGAAGGGATTTCAATAACTGGCGGTTATGTTTATCGTGGAAATCAATTCCCAGAATTAACCGGGAAATATATTTACGGCGATTTCGGTTCAAAAAAAATTTGGGCGTTGACCTACGACGGTTCATCAACTCCCGTTAATGAACTAATCGCTACTTGCCCTCAAGCAATAAGTTCATTTGGAATTGATGATCAAAACGAAATTTATGTGGTTGGATACGAAGGCAGAATTTACAAATTGAAAAAAGTCACCAGAGTTGAAAATCAAAAAAATAAATCTGAGTTTATTAAAATATATCAGCCTTACCCAAATCCAACAAATGGCAAAGTAAAAATCAAATATGAAATTCAAAAATCAGATTTGAGTTCTACTTATAAGATCTTTTTTAAGATATATAACTTACTCGGGGAAAATTTGCTTGACATTTACAATGAGCATAGCGAAGCGGGTAACTACGAACTAAATTTTGAAACTGACAAGTTAACAAGCGGGATTTATTTCACTGAAATTTTAATCAACCAGAGAAGAGAAATATTTAAACTTCTTATAATAAAATAA
- a CDS encoding T9SS type A sorting domain-containing protein, with protein MKGLTNYLIFILLLLCFNQKLSAYGQSPRFNPTIYKKYKSISLQMEKLKSSHLNNYTFTKRPSNKSNLQNEFITAKERLDTAIYYAKQFALDSELRAILLNEFASTTPMGDSIDGKSLFISYYFYSNQKGNFVVNCASAFAYLDTSIVNFPFTGGTLAITRNFIDSDSVSLIAEANGGYRFRSEEGTSTSIFYELRNLSNEDLFFPDTSNIYWKVTYYKADTSYNPRGFLTFYINPTDGNIARKFQGDFNPVTIKEKFENVDSVAKANYPDAKLMYALGFLTSDFDGRSWANSYGYLSQDTIKFTVNLFFGVPVLDDTSGWLFEDFEFNKQLELNSYLDSDTLFAIGELNGGKAFRETYQLISGGYLYSQSFFDTSYVRFHSIYNGVDSTTGYEKNLFLLIDPVTGNFITSILLKNESKIVTIPNNFILYQNYPNPFNSATKIKYYIPISGNASIKIYDLLGRELKTLVSGYHTAGEYEITFDAGKLSSGIYFYELKTEKSTLVKKMVLLK; from the coding sequence ATGAAAGGGCTAACAAATTATTTAATTTTTATTTTGCTTCTTCTCTGTTTTAATCAAAAACTTTCAGCTTATGGTCAATCACCTCGGTTTAATCCAACTATTTATAAAAAATACAAATCAATTTCTCTGCAAATGGAAAAATTAAAATCCAGTCATCTGAATAATTACACTTTTACAAAACGACCATCCAATAAATCAAATTTGCAAAATGAATTTATTACTGCTAAGGAGAGGCTTGATACTGCAATTTATTATGCAAAGCAATTTGCATTGGACAGCGAATTACGAGCTATTTTATTAAATGAATTTGCATCAACTACTCCTATGGGAGATTCAATTGATGGTAAATCCTTATTCATCAGTTATTATTTTTATTCAAATCAAAAAGGGAATTTTGTAGTTAATTGTGCAAGCGCTTTTGCATATTTAGATACCTCTATTGTTAATTTCCCATTTACGGGTGGAACACTTGCAATTACACGTAATTTTATTGACAGCGATTCAGTTTCATTGATTGCTGAAGCTAACGGCGGTTATCGATTTAGATCGGAAGAGGGAACATCAACTTCAATTTTTTATGAATTACGAAATTTATCGAACGAAGATTTGTTCTTCCCTGATACAAGCAATATTTATTGGAAGGTTACATACTATAAAGCCGATACGAGTTATAATCCACGCGGATTTTTAACTTTTTATATAAATCCAACTGATGGAAATATAGCTAGGAAATTTCAAGGTGATTTTAATCCTGTAACAATTAAAGAAAAATTTGAGAATGTTGACTCAGTTGCAAAAGCCAATTATCCTGATGCAAAACTAATGTATGCTTTAGGTTTTTTAACTTCAGACTTTGATGGAAGATCTTGGGCTAATTCTTATGGTTATTTATCTCAGGATACTATAAAGTTTACAGTAAATTTATTCTTTGGTGTTCCGGTTCTGGATGATACTTCAGGCTGGCTATTTGAGGATTTTGAATTCAATAAACAATTGGAACTTAATTCATATTTGGACAGCGATACTCTATTTGCAATTGGTGAGTTAAATGGTGGCAAAGCTTTTCGTGAAACTTACCAGTTAATTTCTGGGGGTTACCTCTATTCGCAATCGTTTTTTGATACTTCGTATGTTCGTTTTCATTCAATTTATAATGGAGTGGATTCAACTACAGGATATGAGAAAAATTTATTTCTATTGATTGATCCTGTTACGGGTAACTTCATTACTTCGATTTTACTTAAAAATGAATCAAAAATTGTTACCATTCCGAATAATTTCATACTTTATCAGAATTATCCAAATCCATTCAATTCAGCGACAAAAATTAAATATTACATTCCCATTTCAGGAAATGCTTCGATTAAGATTTATGATTTGTTAGGAAGAGAATTAAAAACTTTAGTCTCGGGTTACCATACAGCTGGCGAGTATGAAATTACATTTGATGCGGGAAAATTATCTTCAGGAATTTACTTTTATGAACTTAAAACTGAAAAATCAACTTTAGTTAAGAAAATGGTCTTGTTGAAGTAA
- the msrA gene encoding peptide-methionine (S)-S-oxide reductase MsrA gives MYKIFIFTVLIFFLQLSTINCKGNIKMSEQTKNKNELNYELATFGGGCFWCTEAVFKQIDGVIETEVGYAGGDVENPTYEQVCTGKTGHAEVCQIKFDPEKISYNELLEIFFKTHDPTTLNRQGADVGTQYRSVIFYHNETQKNLAIEFIKKLEREGVFSKPIVTQVEPLKNYYRAEEYHQNYFEKNPYSTYCIFVVAPKVEKTKKIFQNKLK, from the coding sequence ATGTATAAGATTTTTATTTTTACCGTTCTAATTTTTTTCCTTCAACTTTCAACGATAAACTGTAAAGGGAATATCAAAATGTCAGAACAAACAAAAAATAAAAATGAATTGAACTACGAACTTGCAACTTTTGGAGGAGGATGTTTCTGGTGTACCGAAGCTGTTTTCAAACAAATTGATGGCGTGATTGAAACAGAAGTCGGTTATGCCGGTGGTGATGTTGAAAATCCGACTTACGAACAGGTTTGCACTGGTAAAACAGGTCATGCCGAAGTTTGTCAAATTAAATTTGATCCCGAAAAAATTTCTTACAATGAGCTGCTCGAGATTTTTTTCAAAACTCATGATCCAACTACATTAAATCGTCAGGGTGCAGATGTTGGAACACAATACCGCTCAGTTATTTTTTATCACAATGAAACTCAAAAAAATCTTGCTATAGAATTTATCAAAAAACTTGAGCGGGAAGGAGTATTCTCTAAGCCGATTGTGACTCAAGTTGAACCGCTCAAAAATTATTACAGAGCTGAAGAATATCACCAAAATTATTTTGAAAAAAATCCTTACAGCACTTATTGCATTTTTGTTGTTGCACCTAAGGTTGAGAAAACAAAAAAAATCTTTCAGAATAAGTTAAAATAA
- the larC gene encoding nickel pincer cofactor biosynthesis protein LarC yields the protein MKIALLDAFSGLSGDMMIGAFISAGLPFEYLQSELKKLNLGGYELSTSSVQKKSITAVKFDVKILDQNYHKNNKEHHQTNEHHHEHHHTTNAHKHAEHHHHHETRTYSEIMDLINSSSLNENVKDISKKIFTIIGEAEAKIHNVKLDDVHFHEIGAIDSIVDIVGCAIGLDYFSIKKVYTSIVPLGRGFVETQHGRMPIPAPATIEILKEYPVTFVDLPFELTTPTGAGIIKALSSGLMSDKKVKISNIGYGAGSKDIPQLPNLFRILIGEFVEGYSVDDSYIIETNIDDMNPEFYPFVIEKLLEAGAHDAYLIPVIMKKGRPGIVLSTLCESSKVDEVLRIIYRETTTLGVRIIKIDRRKLNRDIEFVETKFGKVKVKVVVTEHGKKYIPEFEECKKISIEKGIPIAEVYNQILKLND from the coding sequence ATGAAAATAGCTTTACTCGATGCATTTTCAGGACTTAGCGGAGATATGATGATCGGTGCTTTTATATCGGCCGGGTTGCCGTTTGAGTATTTGCAGTCAGAATTGAAAAAATTGAATCTGGGCGGTTACGAATTATCGACTTCGAGTGTTCAAAAGAAATCTATCACCGCTGTAAAATTTGATGTAAAAATTTTAGATCAAAATTATCATAAAAACAATAAAGAACATCATCAAACAAATGAGCACCATCACGAACATCATCACACTACAAATGCACACAAGCATGCAGAACATCACCATCACCATGAAACCAGGACATATTCTGAAATTATGGATTTAATTAACTCAAGTTCATTGAATGAAAATGTTAAAGATATTTCGAAAAAAATATTCACCATCATTGGCGAAGCTGAAGCGAAAATTCATAATGTAAAACTTGATGATGTTCATTTTCACGAAATTGGCGCAATTGATTCGATTGTTGATATTGTTGGCTGTGCAATTGGACTTGATTATTTCAGCATTAAAAAAGTTTATACTTCAATAGTTCCTCTTGGACGAGGATTTGTTGAAACTCAACATGGCAGAATGCCAATCCCGGCACCAGCCACAATCGAAATACTCAAAGAATATCCTGTGACATTTGTTGATTTACCATTTGAGTTAACAACTCCAACTGGTGCTGGAATCATCAAAGCTCTTTCAAGCGGATTGATGAGTGATAAGAAAGTAAAAATCTCAAATATTGGTTATGGTGCAGGCAGCAAAGATATACCGCAGCTTCCAAACTTGTTTAGAATTTTAATTGGTGAATTTGTCGAAGGTTATTCAGTAGATGATTCTTACATTATTGAAACAAACATTGATGATATGAATCCAGAATTTTATCCATTTGTGATTGAAAAACTTCTTGAAGCAGGTGCACATGATGCTTATTTAATTCCTGTTATTATGAAAAAGGGCAGACCTGGAATTGTTTTATCAACTCTGTGCGAATCTTCAAAAGTTGATGAAGTTTTGAGAATTATTTATCGTGAAACAACAACTCTTGGTGTTCGCATCATTAAAATTGATCGAAGAAAACTTAACAGAGATATTGAATTCGTCGAGACTAAATTTGGAAAAGTAAAAGTAAAGGTTGTCGTTACCGAACACGGCAAAAAATACATCCCCGAATTTGAAGAGTGCAAAAAAATCTCCATTGAAAAAGGAATTCCAATCGCAGAAGTTTATAATCAAATATTAAAGCTTAATGATTAA
- a CDS encoding aminotransferase class V-fold PLP-dependent enzyme, with amino-acid sequence MINKDEVRKHFTYLNNGMIYFNHASTGPIPDFTVKAINKYLEQRSEDSIDNYNEILAITKETKELVAKFINTTSDRIAFVDNVSNAMNLLAQGLQWNKDDEIILFDIEFPANVYPFLNLEKQGVKVKILPTKNGKIIFDEIRKNITDKTKLLSISHIQFLSGYRADLEQIGKLCKENGIIFAVDAIQSFGVVNIDVQRMNIDFLASGIQKWFLGLEGTTIVYVSKELQDKINQKYVGWLSVKDAWNILDYKLELDETAHRFENGTLNYAGIVSLNPNIKFFISLGINEIEKEIIENTKYLINLLETDQFYFLFKPDKDYQMSGIVSIKVDNPENVFQQLKQRKIHISVREGYLRFSPHFYNTREEIETVVKNLKEITNKS; translated from the coding sequence ATGATAAACAAAGACGAAGTTCGAAAGCATTTCACTTATCTTAATAATGGAATGATTTATTTCAATCACGCATCGACAGGACCAATTCCTGATTTCACAGTCAAAGCAATTAATAAATATCTTGAACAAAGAAGTGAAGATTCAATTGATAATTACAACGAAATTTTAGCCATTACAAAAGAAACAAAAGAATTAGTCGCAAAATTTATCAATACAACCTCTGATCGAATTGCATTTGTCGATAATGTTTCAAATGCGATGAATCTCTTAGCTCAGGGACTACAATGGAACAAAGACGATGAAATTATTCTCTTTGATATTGAATTTCCTGCCAATGTTTATCCTTTTTTGAACCTTGAAAAGCAAGGCGTGAAAGTAAAAATACTTCCAACAAAAAATGGTAAAATCATATTTGATGAGATTAGAAAAAATATCACGGATAAAACAAAACTCCTTTCAATAAGTCACATACAATTTTTAAGTGGATATCGAGCAGATCTTGAACAAATTGGAAAACTCTGCAAAGAAAATGGGATAATTTTCGCAGTAGATGCAATTCAATCGTTTGGAGTTGTAAACATCGATGTTCAAAGAATGAACATTGACTTTTTAGCTTCGGGAATTCAGAAATGGTTTCTTGGACTTGAAGGGACTACCATCGTTTATGTTTCAAAAGAACTTCAGGATAAAATCAATCAAAAATATGTAGGATGGTTGAGCGTTAAAGATGCCTGGAATATTCTTGACTACAAACTTGAACTTGATGAGACTGCTCACCGCTTTGAAAACGGAACATTAAACTATGCTGGAATTGTATCGCTGAATCCGAATATAAAATTTTTTATCTCACTCGGAATAAATGAAATTGAGAAAGAGATAATTGAAAACACAAAATATTTAATTAACCTTCTCGAAACAGATCAATTTTATTTTCTCTTCAAACCCGATAAAGATTATCAAATGTCTGGAATTGTCAGCATTAAAGTTGATAATCCTGAAAATGTTTTTCAACAATTAAAGCAAAGGAAAATTCATATTTCAGTGAGAGAAGGATATCTGAGATTTTCACCGCATTTTTACAATACAAGAGAAGAAATTGAAACCGTCGTAAAAAATCTTAAAGAGATTACAAACAAATCTTAG
- a CDS encoding aminodeoxychorismate/anthranilate synthase component II: protein MILVIDNYDSFTFNLVQQLAKFNANYIVLKNDEINSELIQKINPSKILISPGPGRPENSKGSLIAIKEFNKQIPILGVCLGHQAIGYLFGAKIIRAKNILHGKTSEIKNDGKTIFRNLPEKFLAARYHSLVIDEKSLSEEFEISAKSDDNEIMAIRHKHFPIEGVQFHPESILTKFGDELIKNWIEM, encoded by the coding sequence ATGATCTTAGTTATAGATAATTACGATTCTTTCACTTTCAACCTTGTTCAACAACTTGCTAAGTTTAATGCAAATTATATTGTTTTGAAGAATGATGAAATAAATTCCGAATTGATACAAAAAATCAATCCCTCTAAAATTTTAATTTCACCTGGACCGGGAAGACCCGAAAATTCCAAAGGCTCGCTTATTGCAATAAAAGAATTTAATAAGCAAATCCCGATTCTTGGAGTTTGTCTTGGACATCAAGCAATCGGTTACTTATTTGGAGCAAAGATTATTAGAGCAAAAAATATTTTGCACGGTAAAACATCAGAGATTAAAAACGATGGAAAAACAATTTTCAGGAATTTGCCGGAAAAATTCTTAGCCGCTCGTTATCATTCTCTCGTCATTGATGAAAAATCACTTTCAGAGGAATTCGAAATCTCGGCAAAAAGTGATGACAATGAAATAATGGCAATTAGACACAAACACTTTCCAATCGAAGGAGTACAATTTCATCCAGAGTCTATCTTAACCAAATTTGGTGATGAGTTGATTAAAAATTGGATAGAAATGTAA
- a CDS encoding anion transporter: MFEFLQKIDYKLFLTTTITIITLTGIAIGSLPKLRMNRATISLVGATFLVLTGAISLDDAYRSIDLDTITLLLGMMIINVNLGISGFFQLVASKIIHFSKSPGQLLILIIFSSGILSAIFLNDTICIMLTPLIVEIAISLKRNPIPYLIALAASANIGSAATIIGNPQNMIIGMSSKIPFLKFTGALIIPSILSLLILYIIIILIYKSEFKKENFEQFPEFNFRIYKPLFVKCIVAGFIFVGMIILNFPLPLSALTSASILLVTRRLKPQRVFIEIDWSLLVFFASLFIITGSIEKNALSKKLFDLIEPIAKGNSGLFAVSSAILSNIVSNVPAVMLFKPLIGQFINPEKAWLILAMSSTFAGNLTLLGSVANLIVAESAKRYGVKLEFVEYLKVGVIITIISIAIGWLYLELTFK, from the coding sequence ATGTTCGAATTTCTTCAGAAAATAGATTACAAGCTTTTTTTAACAACCACAATTACAATCATCACACTTACGGGAATTGCTATTGGAAGTCTTCCAAAGCTCAGGATGAATCGAGCAACAATCTCACTTGTCGGTGCAACATTTTTGGTTTTAACTGGGGCAATTTCACTCGATGATGCTTATCGGTCAATTGATTTAGATACGATTACACTTCTGCTTGGAATGATGATTATAAATGTTAACTTAGGTATATCAGGTTTTTTCCAACTGGTTGCATCGAAGATAATTCATTTTTCAAAATCACCGGGACAATTGCTGATTTTAATAATTTTCTCCTCGGGAATTTTATCTGCCATTTTTCTTAACGACACAATCTGCATTATGCTTACACCTTTGATTGTTGAGATTGCCATCTCATTGAAAAGAAATCCAATTCCCTATTTAATCGCACTTGCCGCTTCAGCAAATATTGGTTCCGCTGCTACGATAATTGGAAATCCTCAAAATATGATAATTGGAATGAGCTCAAAAATCCCATTTCTGAAATTTACTGGAGCTTTAATTATACCATCAATATTAAGTCTGCTTATTCTTTACATCATTATAATTCTGATTTACAAAAGTGAATTCAAGAAGGAAAATTTTGAACAATTTCCTGAATTTAATTTCAGAATTTATAAGCCTCTTTTTGTAAAGTGTATTGTCGCTGGATTTATCTTTGTTGGGATGATCATTCTAAATTTTCCTCTTCCACTTTCTGCACTTACGTCGGCTTCAATTCTGCTCGTTACCCGTAGATTAAAACCACAAAGAGTTTTTATAGAAATTGATTGGTCGTTGTTAGTTTTCTTTGCAAGCCTTTTTATAATTACAGGTTCAATTGAAAAAAATGCATTGAGTAAAAAATTATTTGATTTAATTGAACCAATAGCAAAAGGCAATAGCGGGCTTTTTGCTGTATCTTCAGCAATATTGAGCAATATTGTATCCAATGTTCCTGCAGTAATGCTCTTTAAACCATTGATTGGTCAATTTATTAATCCTGAAAAAGCGTGGTTGATACTTGCAATGTCTTCAACTTTTGCGGGTAATTTGACTTTGCTAGGTTCAGTTGCAAATTTAATTGTTGCTGAATCAGCTAAGCGTTATGGTGTAAAACTGGAATTTGTTGAATACCTGAAAGTTGGTGTGATAATTACAATTATTTCAATTGCAATTGGTTGGTTGTATCTTGAACTAACATTTAAATAA